The following coding sequences are from one uncultured Desulfobacter sp. window:
- a CDS encoding choice-of-anchor J domain-containing protein has protein sequence MKLRLALCVLLGLAVLGVTQSAFAGSDKYRLSWTSDPATSMTIGWCQTSGDAYGVKYGTDPALTTYTTQVLDETRTYDNTSSAEGDPLVSYFCDLAGLQPDSVYYFRTYDSEGDNTIYWFKTAPNTPKAVTFIFGGDSRTHQEPRQWGNTLVSKLRPLFVAFGGDYHDDCTNDEMREWLDDWQLTISSDNRMYPIIPSHGNHENDMTEFVQLIFNMPNADGYYAASVGGTMMRLYSLNTELEPGVGYGAFTDQDDTKWNDQANWLAADMAANTGYTWKIGQFHRPMRPHQSDKSEGTGRIDAWARTMYDNGMDLVIDCDSHLVKYTYPVAPSEDAGSYESFVRDDAAGTMFIGEGSWGAPHRANDDDKPWTLSSDTFWQFKLIQANADNIFIRTVKFGEYDDEGTPALGYDMADVAELTQAAQDTDAFAMPEGLDEILWKPLAGTVVTLNATGDLFSGAEINNVEYVSTGANWKYLDDGSDQGTDWTGTGFDDSTWATGDAQLGYGDGDETTVISYGDDANNKHITAYFRKTFTVADAAKVIKLKVMMLRDDGAVLYINGTEAARSSMPDGDITYTTLANDAGSETTYYEYNLDTSLLVTGSNTVAVEVHQSGATSSDTSFDLVLYGVESNTTGTAPADPTALAQVDVTTTTIDLSWTDNAGDEVGYELWRKTADGAWEILGPALAADTASYEDTMLSEGTTYTYKVRAFNAAGLSAFSDELAVTTAVASTPLVYGEDFNTGSFGQFTTVSVASSGDNADWHAYEYPTGSGEWFARINGYGADEASNDWLISPELNLYAYEGEYVTADLAYNYSGPEIEVLVSDNYDPEVHTNPGDAHWVAMGAAMPAAGSYAFETTGALKFDLAAADFDVDFGSFTPYSVASNADWVIQEQADKVGAVANGFGADEAGEDWLISPAFTVGAGSEIEIAFNLYRKYGGPELQVMVSTDYAGSGDPNLATWESYSIAHDDVYGAWKNVSITHEFDSDATVYVAFLYTTTGTGSGDGARIGVDDVVIQPTKARVAFHYISTGTGGGDGRVWEVDNFEFRANQVSYLSEDFDQDLITASSFTVYSVASDADWILQEQAGQQGAVANGYGADGPSDDWLISPAMLLAASECSELTFDFYHKYGGPELQVMISTDYDGESDPTSFTWDAVTVEFDADYYDDWKPVTVDLCDYAGSVYVAFRYTSTGTGSGQGARIGVDNVQVVRKVSTAFSVNFTAGPDTVTTHDAQVGFTAHVNGGTEPYTYAWTFGNGDASTDANPVYTYTNAGVYSVALCATDAEGIQACSSKTDLITVEQGTTYALPEKAGDLRVATFNCYLNRTSEGQIVTDLDSGTDAQIQKVAEIIQRVNPDVILLNEFDYVADGSALELLKEKYLAVSQNGADPIEYPYSFIAESNTGVESGHDFNNDGSTTSGGDDCYGYGDFYGQYGMAFLSKYPIDEAKVRTFQKFLWKDMTDSNLPTDYYDTDEQEIFRLSSKSHWDIPVTVNGETVHLLCAHPTPPTFDDGDADEDDSLFDWNGKRNHDEIRFWADYVSPGYGSYIYDDENLMGGIDDNARFVILGDQNADPDEGDSYQNAIVQLLDNENINSAYVPVSTGGVDYGIDEDDTASWAMRADYALPSAEGFAVEQGGVFWPTHTDDVYYLVDSDASSDHRLVWIDLTITSDTVEGDLDGDGDVDRDDIAVIRSHLREDASVCPACDIDGDGLITIRDARKAMRLCTLNRCVRP, from the coding sequence ATGAAGTTAAGATTGGCTCTATGCGTGCTGCTGGGGCTTGCGGTGCTTGGGGTCACCCAGAGCGCCTTTGCCGGCAGTGACAAATACAGGTTGTCCTGGACATCGGATCCGGCAACCTCAATGACCATCGGGTGGTGCCAGACTTCGGGGGATGCCTACGGTGTCAAATATGGTACCGACCCGGCGTTAACCACCTATACCACCCAGGTTCTGGATGAAACCCGGACCTATGACAACACCTCAAGTGCAGAGGGCGACCCTTTGGTCAGCTACTTCTGCGATCTTGCAGGCCTGCAGCCGGATTCGGTCTACTATTTCAGGACCTATGATTCCGAGGGTGACAATACCATTTACTGGTTTAAAACCGCACCCAATACACCCAAAGCCGTTACCTTTATATTCGGCGGGGATTCAAGGACCCACCAGGAACCCCGGCAATGGGGCAACACCCTGGTCTCCAAATTGCGCCCGCTTTTTGTGGCCTTTGGCGGGGATTACCATGATGACTGCACCAACGATGAGATGCGTGAATGGCTGGATGACTGGCAGTTGACCATCTCTTCGGACAACCGCATGTATCCCATTATCCCGTCCCACGGCAACCACGAAAATGACATGACCGAGTTTGTGCAGCTCATCTTCAACATGCCCAATGCCGATGGCTATTATGCGGCAAGCGTGGGCGGTACCATGATGCGTCTGTACTCCTTGAACACCGAGCTTGAACCCGGTGTGGGATACGGTGCGTTCACGGACCAGGACGATACCAAATGGAATGACCAGGCCAACTGGCTGGCCGCCGATATGGCAGCCAATACCGGTTATACCTGGAAAATCGGTCAGTTCCACCGGCCCATGCGGCCCCACCAGAGCGACAAATCCGAAGGCACAGGCAGGATAGACGCCTGGGCCCGGACCATGTATGACAATGGTATGGACCTGGTCATTGACTGCGACTCCCATCTGGTTAAATATACCTATCCTGTGGCGCCCAGTGAAGATGCAGGCTCCTACGAGAGTTTTGTAAGAGATGATGCCGCCGGTACCATGTTCATCGGTGAAGGTTCCTGGGGTGCCCCCCACCGGGCCAACGATGATGACAAACCCTGGACCCTCTCTTCAGACACCTTCTGGCAATTTAAGCTGATCCAGGCCAATGCTGACAATATCTTTATCCGCACCGTAAAATTTGGTGAGTATGACGATGAGGGTACCCCGGCCCTTGGATATGACATGGCCGATGTGGCCGAGTTGACCCAGGCTGCCCAGGATACCGATGCCTTTGCCATGCCTGAGGGCTTAGATGAAATCCTGTGGAAACCTTTGGCAGGCACGGTGGTTACCCTGAATGCCACAGGAGACCTTTTCAGCGGCGCTGAGATCAACAACGTGGAATACGTTTCCACCGGAGCCAACTGGAAATACCTGGATGACGGTTCTGACCAGGGAACGGACTGGACCGGCACAGGCTTTGATGATTCCACATGGGCCACCGGAGATGCCCAGCTGGGATACGGTGATGGTGATGAAACTACGGTTATCAGTTACGGTGATGATGCGAATAACAAGCACATTACCGCATATTTCCGGAAAACCTTTACGGTTGCTGATGCGGCGAAGGTGATCAAACTTAAAGTGATGATGCTGCGCGATGACGGTGCCGTACTATATATTAATGGTACTGAAGCTGCCCGGTCCAGCATGCCTGACGGCGACATCACCTATACCACCCTTGCCAATGATGCCGGCAGCGAAACCACCTATTATGAATACAATCTGGACACTTCGCTTCTGGTTACAGGATCAAACACCGTTGCCGTTGAGGTGCACCAGAGTGGTGCGACAAGTTCGGATACCAGTTTTGATCTTGTGCTTTACGGGGTTGAGTCCAATACAACCGGTACGGCCCCCGCAGACCCCACCGCCCTTGCCCAGGTTGATGTGACCACCACTACGATTGATCTGTCATGGACGGACAATGCCGGTGATGAAGTGGGGTATGAGCTTTGGCGCAAAACTGCAGACGGTGCCTGGGAAATTCTTGGGCCTGCCCTGGCCGCCGATACGGCATCCTACGAAGATACCATGCTCAGTGAGGGAACCACCTACACTTATAAAGTAAGAGCCTTTAATGCCGCAGGCCTGTCAGCTTTCAGCGATGAACTGGCCGTCACCACTGCCGTGGCCTCTACGCCCCTTGTCTACGGTGAGGATTTTAATACCGGATCATTTGGCCAGTTCACAACTGTCAGTGTTGCCAGTTCCGGGGATAATGCCGACTGGCATGCGTATGAATATCCCACCGGCTCCGGTGAATGGTTCGCCCGTATCAACGGGTATGGGGCAGATGAAGCCAGTAACGACTGGTTGATTTCACCTGAACTGAACCTCTATGCCTATGAGGGGGAGTATGTCACCGCAGATTTGGCCTATAACTACTCCGGCCCTGAAATCGAGGTGCTGGTTTCCGACAATTATGATCCCGAGGTCCACACCAACCCGGGCGATGCCCACTGGGTTGCCATGGGTGCCGCCATGCCTGCCGCAGGAAGTTATGCCTTTGAGACCACAGGCGCGTTGAAGTTTGATCTGGCTGCCGCCGATTTTGACGTTGACTTCGGCAGTTTCACACCTTACAGCGTGGCCAGCAATGCCGACTGGGTCATCCAGGAGCAGGCCGATAAAGTCGGTGCCGTTGCCAATGGGTTCGGTGCTGACGAAGCCGGCGAAGACTGGCTGATTTCACCGGCCTTCACCGTGGGTGCCGGATCTGAGATTGAAATTGCCTTTAACCTTTACCGAAAGTACGGCGGCCCGGAGCTTCAGGTCATGGTTTCCACGGATTATGCCGGCAGCGGTGATCCGAACCTGGCCACCTGGGAAAGCTATTCCATTGCCCACGATGATGTTTATGGCGCATGGAAAAATGTGAGTATCACCCATGAGTTTGATTCAGATGCGACGGTTTACGTGGCCTTCCTGTATACGACCACGGGCACCGGTTCTGGAGATGGTGCCCGCATCGGCGTTGATGATGTCGTCATCCAGCCCACCAAAGCAAGGGTTGCTTTTCATTACATCTCCACCGGCACAGGCGGTGGCGACGGCCGGGTCTGGGAAGTGGATAATTTTGAGTTCCGCGCCAACCAGGTCTCTTACCTGTCCGAAGATTTTGACCAGGACCTGATCACGGCCTCAAGCTTTACGGTATACAGTGTGGCCAGCGACGCCGACTGGATACTTCAAGAGCAGGCCGGCCAGCAAGGCGCGGTGGCCAATGGTTACGGTGCAGACGGCCCCAGTGATGACTGGCTCATTTCACCTGCCATGCTGCTGGCCGCATCTGAATGTTCGGAACTGACGTTTGACTTTTACCATAAATACGGCGGCCCGGAACTGCAGGTGATGATCTCCACCGACTATGACGGTGAAAGTGATCCCACATCCTTCACCTGGGATGCCGTTACCGTTGAATTTGACGCCGATTACTATGACGACTGGAAACCGGTCACCGTTGATCTGTGCGATTACGCGGGCTCTGTCTATGTGGCCTTTCGCTACACCTCCACAGGTACCGGAAGCGGCCAGGGCGCACGCATCGGTGTGGACAATGTCCAGGTGGTTCGTAAAGTCTCCACCGCATTCAGTGTGAATTTTACGGCCGGCCCCGATACCGTGACCACCCATGATGCCCAAGTCGGATTCACGGCCCATGTGAACGGTGGAACCGAACCTTACACCTATGCATGGACATTTGGAAACGGTGACGCATCTACGGACGCCAATCCGGTATATACCTATACCAATGCCGGTGTTTACTCGGTAGCCCTGTGCGCCACCGATGCAGAAGGTATTCAGGCATGCAGCAGCAAAACCGACCTGATCACAGTGGAACAAGGCACCACGTACGCCCTGCCGGAAAAAGCGGGTGACCTCAGGGTGGCGACCTTTAACTGCTACCTGAACCGCACCAGTGAAGGCCAGATTGTCACGGACCTTGATTCCGGAACCGACGCGCAGATCCAGAAAGTGGCCGAGATCATCCAGCGGGTGAACCCGGATGTAATCCTGCTCAACGAGTTCGATTACGTGGCCGACGGCAGTGCCCTTGAATTGTTAAAGGAGAAATACCTGGCCGTCAGCCAGAACGGTGCGGATCCCATTGAATACCCCTACAGCTTCATTGCTGAATCCAACACCGGTGTTGAATCCGGACATGACTTTAACAATGACGGCTCCACAACCAGCGGCGGTGATGACTGCTACGGCTATGGGGACTTCTATGGTCAGTACGGCATGGCCTTTTTATCCAAGTATCCCATTGACGAGGCAAAGGTTAGAACCTTCCAGAAATTTTTATGGAAGGATATGACGGACAGCAACCTGCCCACGGATTACTACGATACCGACGAACAGGAGATTTTCCGGTTAAGCTCCAAGAGCCACTGGGACATTCCTGTGACGGTGAATGGGGAAACCGTCCATTTGCTGTGCGCCCATCCCACGCCGCCCACCTTTGATGACGGGGATGCGGATGAGGATGACAGCCTCTTTGACTGGAACGGCAAACGGAACCACGATGAGATCCGGTTCTGGGCGGACTATGTCTCCCCGGGCTACGGCAGTTACATCTATGATGATGAAAACCTGATGGGCGGCATTGATGACAATGCCAGATTTGTGATCCTGGGCGACCAGAATGCTGATCCGGACGAAGGTGATTCATATCAGAACGCCATTGTGCAACTGCTGGATAACGAAAACATCAATTCAGCCTATGTGCCGGTGAGTACCGGTGGCGTGGATTACGGTATTGATGAAGACGATACTGCATCCTGGGCCATGAGAGCCGACTATGCCCTGCCTTCCGCCGAAGGGTTTGCGGTTGAACAGGGCGGCGTGTTCTGGCCCACCCATACGGATGATGTTTACTACCTGGTGGATTCCGATGCAAGCTCCGACCATCGTCTGGTCTGGATTGATCTGACCATTACCTCGGACACCGTTGAGGGAGACCTTGATGGTGATGGTGATGTGGACAGGGATGATATTGCCGTGATCCGCAGCCACCTGCGCGAGGATGCCTCGGTGTGTCCTGCCTGTGATATTGATGGAGACGGTCTTATTACCATTAGAGATGCACGTAAGGCCATGAGATTGTGCACCTTGAACCGTTGTGTCCGTCCTTAA
- a CDS encoding radical SAM protein, protein MKYRYENFGGIIASDDPPFLAFVDQEYMRELNLPESEVWETPNPDVGLLSAPLEVHIALTNQCSGGCPHCYMDSAVADPEELDTPTFKKALKILADIKVFHVALGGGEALERDDLFEIAHYARQIGLVPNLTVSGRGITPDIARQMTVFGQVNISMDGTGDAYAVFRGKEMFDTADRAIDNLIKAGVPTGINTVLGRRNFDRLADLFTYARDKGLNEIEILRYKPAGRAAKTYRREACTHQQNISLVPLLGALSKTHEIQAKIDCSFIPMLCWHNPPMETLTGLATYGCEAGNVLLGIRSNGAVAGCSFLKDSGMSVFDYAGGYVRNPALDRLITWEDRAPEPCRSCPYLTVCKGGCHAVSMEMSGRLDAPDPDCPRVVEWMQGSGCLP, encoded by the coding sequence ATGAAATACCGGTATGAAAATTTCGGCGGCATTATCGCCAGTGATGACCCGCCGTTTCTGGCCTTTGTGGACCAGGAATATATGAGAGAACTGAACCTGCCTGAATCAGAGGTATGGGAAACCCCGAACCCTGATGTGGGGCTTTTATCCGCCCCCCTTGAGGTCCATATCGCCCTGACCAACCAATGCTCGGGGGGCTGCCCCCACTGCTATATGGACTCGGCCGTTGCCGACCCCGAAGAGCTGGACACCCCGACCTTCAAAAAGGCCTTGAAAATCCTGGCCGACATCAAGGTGTTCCATGTGGCTTTAGGGGGCGGTGAAGCCCTGGAAAGAGACGATTTGTTTGAGATTGCCCACTACGCAAGGCAGATCGGCCTTGTGCCCAATCTCACTGTGTCGGGCCGGGGTATCACCCCGGATATTGCCCGGCAGATGACAGTGTTCGGGCAGGTGAACATCTCCATGGATGGTACGGGCGATGCCTATGCCGTATTCCGTGGCAAAGAGATGTTTGACACGGCCGACCGGGCCATTGACAATTTGATCAAGGCCGGTGTTCCCACAGGCATTAATACGGTGCTGGGCCGTCGTAATTTTGACCGCTTGGCGGACTTATTCACCTATGCCCGGGACAAAGGGCTCAATGAAATCGAAATATTGCGGTACAAACCTGCGGGCCGGGCAGCCAAAACATACCGCCGGGAAGCCTGTACCCACCAACAGAATATCTCCCTTGTGCCCCTTTTAGGGGCGTTGTCTAAAACACATGAAATCCAGGCAAAAATCGACTGTTCATTTATCCCGATGCTCTGTTGGCACAACCCGCCCATGGAGACCTTGACAGGACTCGCCACGTATGGATGCGAGGCGGGTAACGTGCTCTTGGGCATCCGCAGCAACGGGGCCGTAGCCGGCTGTTCGTTTCTCAAAGATTCGGGCATGAGTGTGTTTGACTATGCCGGCGGCTATGTTCGAAACCCCGCTTTAGACCGGCTCATTACCTGGGAAGACAGGGCGCCTGAACCGTGCAGATCCTGTCCATATCTTACGGTGTGCAAAGGGGGATGCCATGCCGTGTCCATGGAGATGTCGGGCCGGCTGGATGCCCCTGACCCGGACTGTCCCCGGGTGGTGGAATGGATGCAGGGAAGCGGGTGCCTGCCGTGA
- a CDS encoding metallophosphoesterase yields the protein MYLTISSLLFARQNNLGQSMTMTLSAACLLLTVLLLFPGMILCAPGPAGTPRSDENTASADFLISPYVLSPDMTSAVVAFHLKAPMPAKVTVFIDNNARQFASGKARTDHFIKVDGLRPGEVFRYAVSAGNGQVKTPDNAAGFTIKTAGRPGDSFHFCVFGDPRPGDTGSSRFHREVVAQVGELEPSFYLLLGDMVDQGRDLKLWQDFFGIEKELMAKSAVFPVLGDNDVDSGRGLGPRFFPVLKKGWYGFQWAGIRFLALNAWDSRGIQDTAELDKNSEQMVWLKRELARPEVQNAPFRVVFIHDPVFISRGRSAEMLKREWAPVFEQGNVDLVFSSWHLYERSHKNGVTYVISGGAGAELIWNPPDPAYAAQAEARAHHFCRVDVNPRFMTLKAMSVDGTVLDELTLTPKTGAVRMEPESEQTAGQMKQEIFLSAGPDAPTLPLVLFSYDCPFCRRLLQRILPALSQYYQVNINISYFDLSQPETYALFLTAGQGFGRQDADLPAIFAGTRVIGGENGIREKLAREIEAFKKNPDKYKAEAIHPFDKKIDVKDAKTDAFLSLTPVLTAVAGLVDGLNPCAFATIILLVSYLTLFGLNQRTIIWAGATFTLGVFLAYLAIGLAFYHGLRQILLNSTLSMTVNTVMLTVVVVLAVASLIDAVRVIRQQEGSAQILKMPKPFSRFIERLIRGVVNRPVLIFGTPFLLGLVISGLEFTCTGQVYVPIVTMLTDPAYRLKALGYLVVYNLAFIIPLVVVFFGAAFGLKVVKTGQNPMFIFASKLAHALLFVVMSLVLTYNLGWI from the coding sequence TTGTATCTAACCATCTCTTCGTTACTTTTTGCCCGGCAAAACAACCTGGGACAATCTATGACCATGACCTTGTCTGCGGCCTGTCTGCTGTTAACGGTTTTATTGTTATTCCCGGGCATGATTTTGTGCGCCCCCGGCCCTGCCGGAACGCCCCGTTCCGATGAGAATACGGCATCAGCCGATTTTTTGATCTCCCCTTATGTCTTGTCTCCGGATATGACTTCGGCGGTGGTGGCCTTTCACCTGAAAGCGCCCATGCCTGCCAAGGTGACTGTTTTTATTGACAACAACGCCAGGCAATTTGCATCGGGCAAAGCCCGGACCGATCATTTTATCAAGGTGGACGGGCTTCGCCCCGGTGAGGTGTTCCGGTATGCCGTGTCCGCCGGCAACGGACAAGTGAAGACACCGGACAACGCTGCCGGATTTACCATAAAAACCGCAGGCAGGCCCGGGGACTCTTTTCATTTTTGTGTGTTCGGCGATCCCCGTCCCGGGGATACGGGCTCAAGCCGGTTTCACCGGGAGGTGGTGGCCCAGGTGGGTGAGCTTGAACCCTCGTTTTACCTGTTGCTCGGGGATATGGTGGACCAGGGCCGTGATCTCAAACTGTGGCAGGATTTTTTCGGTATTGAAAAGGAACTGATGGCCAAAAGCGCGGTTTTTCCGGTTCTTGGGGACAATGATGTGGATTCGGGCAGAGGGCTTGGGCCCCGGTTTTTTCCTGTTCTTAAAAAGGGATGGTACGGGTTTCAATGGGCCGGCATCCGGTTTTTAGCCCTGAACGCCTGGGACAGCCGGGGCATCCAGGATACGGCTGAACTTGATAAAAACAGCGAACAGATGGTGTGGCTCAAACGGGAACTGGCACGGCCTGAGGTTCAAAACGCGCCGTTCAGGGTGGTATTTATCCATGATCCGGTCTTCATCAGCCGGGGCCGGTCAGCGGAGATGCTTAAGCGGGAATGGGCACCTGTGTTTGAACAGGGCAATGTCGATCTTGTGTTCTCCTCATGGCATTTATACGAACGCTCCCACAAAAATGGGGTCACGTATGTGATCTCGGGGGGCGCCGGGGCGGAACTGATCTGGAATCCTCCGGATCCTGCCTATGCCGCCCAGGCCGAAGCCCGCGCCCATCATTTCTGCCGTGTGGATGTCAATCCCCGGTTTATGACACTTAAAGCCATGTCTGTTGACGGCACGGTTCTGGACGAACTGACCCTGACCCCCAAAACCGGGGCGGTCAGGATGGAACCGGAATCAGAACAGACCGCGGGACAAATGAAACAGGAGATCTTTTTATCCGCAGGACCCGATGCACCCACCTTGCCCCTGGTCCTGTTCTCCTATGACTGCCCCTTCTGCCGAAGGCTTTTGCAGCGTATTCTGCCTGCCTTGTCCCAATATTACCAGGTGAACATCAACATCTCCTATTTTGATTTAAGCCAGCCCGAAACCTATGCGTTATTTCTTACGGCCGGCCAGGGATTTGGGCGCCAGGACGCCGATCTGCCTGCCATTTTTGCAGGTACCCGGGTGATTGGCGGGGAAAACGGCATCAGGGAAAAACTGGCCCGGGAGATAGAAGCGTTTAAAAAGAACCCGGACAAATATAAGGCCGAAGCCATTCATCCTTTTGACAAAAAAATTGATGTCAAAGATGCCAAAACAGATGCGTTTCTCTCCCTGACCCCGGTGCTGACGGCCGTGGCCGGCCTGGTGGACGGGCTGAATCCCTGTGCCTTTGCCACCATCATTCTGCTGGTCTCTTATCTCACCTTGTTCGGCCTGAACCAGCGAACCATTATCTGGGCCGGTGCCACCTTCACCCTTGGGGTGTTTCTGGCGTATCTTGCCATTGGCCTGGCCTTTTACCACGGGTTGCGGCAGATTCTGCTCAACAGCACCCTGTCCATGACCGTCAACACGGTGATGCTGACGGTGGTGGTGGTTCTGGCCGTGGCGAGCCTCATTGACGCCGTCCGGGTGATCCGGCAACAGGAGGGTTCAGCCCAGATATTGAAGATGCCCAAACCATTTTCCCGGTTTATTGAACGCCTGATCCGGGGTGTTGTGAACCGGCCGGTGCTGATATTCGGCACCCCGTTTCTCCTGGGCCTGGTCATCTCAGGCCTGGAATTCACCTGCACCGGCCAGGTCTATGTGCCCATTGTCACCATGCTCACCGACCCTGCATACCGCCTCAAAGCCTTGGGTTACCTGGTGGTTTACAATCTGGCATTTATCATCCCCCTGGTGGTGGTCTTTTTCGGGGCTGCATTTGGGTTAAAGGTCGTTAAAACCGGCCAAAATCCCATGTTTATTTTTGCCTCCAAGCTGGCCCATGCCCTGCTGTTTGTGGTGATGTCCCTGGTGCTGACCTATAATCTTGGATGGATATGA
- a CDS encoding TlpA disulfide reductase family protein, with translation MNNRNLLKGVNGCFFLLAVIMFSLVFAGCGGDKPLIQGDTLPDFMLQTTDHTRFYANRQRGHVMVLVFWATWCNHCKQELIEIKKLPDQFAPGQVTVAGICTDPENTDHIRQVVQGFNIEFPILLDEGARLFKRLGLNAYPTTVAVGQDGRVIMVAKGFNDAVYRQMTSKITLTLEAGKKG, from the coding sequence GTGAACAACAGGAATCTGCTAAAAGGTGTCAACGGTTGTTTTTTTCTCCTGGCCGTCATTATGTTTTCTCTTGTTTTTGCCGGATGTGGTGGGGATAAGCCTTTGATCCAGGGGGATACATTGCCTGATTTTATGCTTCAGACCACTGATCATACCCGGTTTTATGCCAACCGGCAAAGGGGGCATGTGATGGTCCTGGTGTTCTGGGCCACCTGGTGCAACCACTGCAAACAGGAGCTGATTGAGATAAAAAAATTACCGGATCAGTTTGCCCCGGGGCAGGTGACGGTTGCCGGGATCTGTACCGATCCTGAAAATACGGATCACATCAGACAGGTGGTCCAAGGCTTCAACATTGAGTTTCCCATACTTCTGGATGAAGGGGCTCGGCTGTTCAAACGTTTAGGGCTCAACGCATACCCCACCACTGTGGCAGTTGGTCAAGACGGTCGGGTTATTATGGTTGCCAAGGGATTTAACGATGCCGTTTACCGGCAGATGACCTCAAAAATTACACTGACCCTGGAAGCGGGCAAAAAAGGATAA